The Diceros bicornis minor isolate mBicDic1 chromosome 28, mDicBic1.mat.cur, whole genome shotgun sequence genomic sequence GGGGGCACACAGGAGACTCTGCATTCAGAGGCCAGCTGGGGAGACCAGGCGGCTGGGGGTCTGGAAGCTTCGGGGGCTGATTAATGCAAACCTGGACTGACACAGCCCTTGTCACATGACATCAAAGGGCATAAGTAGGGCAGGAGCCTCATACTGCAGGAAGCATACCCTCAGGGACCACAGACTTCCCAAGGAGGGCACAGCATGAATAATGCAAAGGGAGTCAGTTCCCAGGTCCTCAGCTTTCTCTGCACTCCTTCCTAAAACTGAGCCGCCTCCTTTCTCAGTCTACTCTTCCCTCACCTCACAGAAGAGAGGCCCAGCTCTCAGCCACTCCAGCGCTGACGCCAGACAAGAAATCGAAGCTGAGGGCATCAGCAAAGGCTTCTTCAACCAAGGCCCCTACCAAGAGATGTGTTgatcattcatcaaacattttaaaaacatattctatttattaaaattctattattttgttattatgatattgtattattattataaataattctattattttattcttttttttttaattttttatttatttattttttccccccaaagccccagtagatagttgtatgtcatagttgcacagccttctagttgctgtatgtgggacgcggcctcagcatggccggagaagcggtgcgtcggtgcgcgcccgggatccgaacccaggccgccagcagcggagcgcgcgcactcaaccgctaagccatggggccggccctattttattctattattacTAAAAACATGCTATTTTGGCAAATTGTGGATTAAAGATTATTGTAATGATGATTCAATCCAGAAGAAACATTTCAACATTGAGAGGCTTATGGTcatagaaacttaaaaaaagattttttgacttttaattgtggtaaaacacatACAACATAAagtttgccatcttaaccatttttgtgtgtgtgtgtgtgtgaggaagatcagccctaggccaacatccatgccaatcctcctcattttttttttttctgaggtagactggccctgggctaacatccatgcccatcttcctctactttatatgggacgccaccacagcatggcctaacaagctgtgcctcggtgcatgcctgggatccaaaccctggccgccagcagtggagtgtgtgcacttaatcactaggccagggggccggcccccatcttaaccatttttaagcgtatAGTTCAGTAGCGGTAAGaacattcatgttgttgtgcatCCAATTTccaaaactcttttcatcttgcaaaactgaagctcCGTCCCCGTTAAACGAcaactctccattccctcctccctcagcccctggcaaccagcattctactgtctgtctctatgcatttgaTTACTCTAGGtgctcatataattggaatcatatagtattcgtctttttgtgactaccttatgtcacttagcataacgttcaTAGGAACTTTtcatatactttaaaatttcagcatatatttctggggtttttttttgtgcatgaggaagatcatccctgagctaacatccgatgccaatcctcctctttttcgctgagaaagattggccctgagctaacatccatgcccatcttcctctactgtttttatatgggacaccgcatggcttgacaagcggttcgTCAGTGCTCCccggggatccgaatctgcgaaccccgggccgccaaagcggagtgcgtgcacttacccgctgcgccactgggccggccctcggTACATATTTCTACTTTTGTTGCAGACACATGTGATAGGTGATCAGTAAAAGATTgttttatcactttaaatatttattttcatggaTATACAATagataatttatccatttcacaTACATTGCATTCAGTTATTTGAGCGTATCTGTGCATCAAGTGCAATTTACACACTTTCACAAACCAATTTCCATTTAGAAGAATTAAAGCTTGTGTGATTatgatttttacaatatcattgaTGGACAGTCAGTAGCACATATAAAACtacttttttaagaaaagaaactttttattttataatagttttagatttacagaaaatttacaAAGACAGTACAGAGTTTCCATGTAGCCCACACCCAGTtttccctgttattaacatcttaatGCTAGGGCCTccacctcatgacctaatcacctcccaaaggccccacctcctaataccatcacactgtgGTTAGGCTTCAGCATACGAATTTGGGGGGATGAGAACATTCAGTTtatagcagcatccctggcccccagATCAGAGCCTGCCCTCTTGCAGAGTGTTCTATCCTTGAACATTAACtacatatttattaagtgcctactgtgtatGTGGCACAGTTCTAGGAATTAGAGATACAGCACACAAtagacaaggtccctgccctcctgAAGCTCTCAGGCCAGTGGGAGAGATGGACAATAGGCAAGGACACAAACAGGGCCATAGGAGAGTAGGTGACTGGCGGTGGGAGTGGGGTTACTTTAGACAGGGCGGGTGGGCTTCAAGTTGAAATTTCTTAGCCAGGTGGGACTCCGAAGCAAGagtccaggcagagagaatgagATGTGCaaggcaggagagagaaggggctTGGGGCTGAGAACTAGGGAGGATGCGGGATGGGAAAAGGTCTGAGAGGAAGGCAAGGGCACGTCACGTGGGGCTTTGAGGTCAGAGGGTAGGTTTTTTTCCTCAGGGCTTTTGGAAGCCATCGACAGGTTCAAAGCAGGAGTGACATGATCTAGTTTGTTGTGAAAAGACCACCTATCTCTGTCAAGGGGAGAATGGATCAGAGAGGACAAGGGTGGATGTGCGGACCCTCTAAGGGGCTACTGTGGCCATCCATGATGGTGCTTGGATAGCGGGTGGCCAAGGAGATGGAGACTGAAGCATATTGGGATATGTTTTGGAGATGGGGCCGGCAACCAGTTGATGGATTAGAAGTGGAAGCTAGGGAAAAAGAATCCAGGACAACCCCTAGGTTTGGGACTAAGCAACTGGGGTAAGATGGTTCCACTACCTGAGGTAGGGACCACGGCGGGAGAGACACATTTGGAGAAAACAATCAAGACTTGCGTTTTAACCAAGTGGATGCTGAGATGCTGGTGACTAGCCAAGTGGAGACGTCCGGTGTGCAGCCAGATGCAGGATCTGGAGAGAGAAAGTTGGGGGCCCTCTCACCCAGAGAGAGAGGATAGAGAGAGAATGGTCTAGAATTGAGCCTCGGGGTTGTTCAGGACCAAGGAGTGGGAGACAGGGAAGATGTGGCAAccaagaggaaggagaggaagattggagaGGAAGGAGACCATCTAGCCAGGGGACCGAGCTCCAGATCAACAAACAAGTCCTTCTCTAGCAGCTGGTAATCCAGAAGGGAGGCATCAACTACTTGCAGTAAATGCATAGAGTCGACATGAAGAATGAAGAGTAAATGCCTACTAAGTGGGGTATGATTTCGGATAGGGGtcttcacacattttttttttttgctcacacATCCCTTTTGCACATTTTTAGATCGACACTGAAACTTTGCATAAGTTTAAACGGTTGCCAAAGATGCAATTTCCTGTCTATCGTAAGTAACAAGATTATGACATTGCTACATTGCTCTTCTAGACGTACTCAATGGAATCTGGACGTTATAGCAGTTTTACCTGCAATCATCCATCTACAAaatgcatgaacaagtgagataTTACGATCATTTTTTGTACTTGAACTCATATTTCCATTCTACTCTGCCATCAAATATCATTCtaatgaaatgtatttttttgccTAGAAGTCTTTTATTGATCATCTTATCTTATTTCTCCGCAACAAAGGCACGTATATACTACAGACTAAAATTTAATACAAAAATTTTTCTGGTGATCACAAAGCTCTAGGTGTTAAAACACTTCTTTTGGATTATTGTTAGTACACAAtcgatcaaaacaacagaaatgtgttacaaattttttataaataattattaaacaaagaattaaaattttatggAAAGTGTGTCCCTTGATGAGATGGCTggggttctctctcttcttcctttccatttactTCATGTATCCACAGGGGAAAATTACCGAGtgacttttcttctttccagGGGCCAGAGGTGAGACAGGAGCTCCGTAGGAGGCTGGGGCCGCtgcggggaaggaggagagagactgAGTTTCTGGCATTGGATCCTCACAGAGATCCACTCTCACATGCCCTTCCGAAGTCTGCACCTGCCTCCGGGAGCTCACATCCCCAGGCTGAAGATGGCTGACCTAGGACAGGGAAAGGCCGATGACAAGGGCTGCCACCCCGCCCAAAAAAAGTCGGGACTCAGCAGCACCTGTCCTGGGGCCATCTGACAAGCTCTCCCCACAGGTATGAGCAGGCTGCCAGGTCTGCCTTATCTAATCCAATCTAATCAGTTCTCCTGCTGGTTCCCAGGACAGAGGCTGCTCGGCATGCAGCTAGCCAAGCCCAGCACACTCCTTGGGGTGTAGCCATGCGAGTGGAGGGAGCGGCTCTGCAGCCTCCAGGGGCTTTGCGGCGTGGGGGGATGGGAGCAGAGAACAGGATATTGGGGTCTTCAAAGTCACAGAACCTGgtgcattctctttctttctagcTAAGTGGCTCTGGACACACGATGTCTCTGgaactcagtttccccacctgtaaagtgGAGATCACAACAGTCCCTTCTTGAAGTTGTTGGGGGTACCAGTGAGCTGATGCACACAGAGCCTCCAGCACTGCAGACAGTGGGAGGACAGGAAGATCAATTCCTGTGACTCAGCCTCTTTTGATCGTCTCAGCAATCCTGGAAGCTCACAAGTCAAGGGAGACTGTTCAGGCCTCTAGCGTTTGAAAGGAAATGTTCGTTTTCTTTAAGGATTGTATACTGTGCTGGAAGGATTCAATGGTGTTAGATGTGGAATTTCAAAGGCTCAGTAACTGGCATTTATGATTCTAATGATAACACAACATACACATGGCGTATTTTGCAAGAAACAGCGGATTGGCATGAGCAATGGAAGTGCATAGGAGTCCTCACcatccccctgccctcctcctgctccttctccacagTGCTCCCACCTCCCCAACCCCAGTGGCTCATCCCTAGTCCCATTTTCACTTTCAGAATAACTCTCaaatccctctcctccctcccactgCCTCTGCTCCAGCTCAGCCACGACCTTCTCTTTCCGGAAATACCGCTCCTGCCTTGGACGCAGTCTCGCTACCGCAGTCTTGGCCCCTCCAACCTCAGAACAGGGCCAGAGTGGTCTGAAACAATCACTGCCAAGCCCTCCCATGGCTCTGCTCTGGCCCCAGGATAGAGCCCTCTCTGTAGCATGGCTCCAAAGGCCCTGATGGTTCGGCCCCTGTCTGCCACTCCAGTCTCCCCTGTCTTCACACTGCAGCCTCCTGAGCCACGTGGGGCTCTCTGTGTGCCTGGCTCACCACCAGTCCACTGCATGGACTCCCCCTGCCTGGAGCATTCAGCCTGACCACCTTTACCCCTCCCCTCCTCGCTTGCCCCAGGCCTCTTGGgtcatttttctccttcttcagGTCAAAATTGAGATGTGGAGGAGGAGAGCCTTCCCCGACCTGCAAGTTGGGTGAGGTGCCTCCTCTGGGCGTCCCACATCACAGCACTGACCATGCTGGACGTAACCTATCTGCTTGCCCATCTGTCTCCCagggctctgtgagggcagggactgtctgTCCTTTatcctgctgtatccccagcatatGGCACTGGATCTGCCACAGCCagtgttcattaaatatttgttgatagaTTGGCTGATGGATGAACTCAAATCAATTTCAGCAAAGCCTGGGCCAAGTTTACCTGAACCGCTGTAACAGCATCCTCACTGAACCTAGCAGCCAGTGATCTCTGATCTGACCATGTTGCTCCCTGTGTAAAACCTTCTGTGGCTCCCTATTACCTCCAAGAACAGAGGCCAAACTCCTTACAGCACTTGCAAGTCATCCACTTCCAGTCTCTGTCTTGCTCTCCAACCTCATTCTCACCAGCCTCCACCATGTGAAATACTTTCAGTTCCCAAACTGTACATTCTGTATATTCTGTTCTCTGCATAGAATATtctactcctcaattttttgcttGGTTAACTCCTTCAATTCTCAGTTTAAACAAAAGCCTTGCGTGCTCCACGGCCCCTGTGCTTCTCCGTTGGCTCACTATTGGCCCTTGCCCACTGTCTGCACTCCCCATAGCCTAGAAGCTCgagagggcagggccttcactgctGTCTTCCCAGCATCGCGAAAGGGGCCTGTCTTGGAGCATGTTGCATGAAAGAATGGACTTCTGGGTTTGACTGTGCACGCCAGCACACGTCTGCCTTGGTGTATccccaggaaggcaggcaggTGGGTAGACATGAGAAACGCTGATTATAGCTCCAGGGAAATGAGAGGAAGGGTGACAAAGCAATGTGTGGGGGGTCTGAGAAGCTCTTAAGAAAACaaaaccgggccggccccgtggcttagtggttaggtgcgcgcgctccactactggcggccctgggttcggatcccaggcacacaccgatgcaccgcttctctggccatgctgaggccgcgtcccacataagcagctagaaggatgtgcagctatgacatacaactatctactggggctttgggggggaaaaaaaaggaggagggttggcggtggatgttagctcagagccggtcctcctcagcaaaaagaggaggattagcatggatgttagctcagggctgatcttcctcacaaaaaaaaaaaaagaaaaagaaaacaaaaccgtAAAAGCTAGGCGTGGGGATTGAGGCTGAGTCACTTAATACCTTTTGTGCCACTCACAAAGATGGCGGTGCAGAGGCACGCCCCTCACCAACATGGCCACCCCAGGAGGTGGGTGGGTCTGCGGGGCGGAAGTGACGCACGAACCGGAAGTCCTCGCGCCTCTCAGCTGCTGGGGGCCCAGAGCCAGGAAGGTGGCGGACTCCTAGGGGGCGATGCGGCGGGCGGGGCGGCTGGGGGGCGTCGCGGCGCTGCGGCTGCTGCTGGCGGCTCACGCGGTGGCGGCGTTCGACCCCATCAGCGCGAGCCTCGTCATCGGCGCGGCGTCGGCGCTCACCGGCTACCTGTCCTACAAGGAGGTGTACTGCCGCTTCGCCGAGTGCTGCCGCGAGGAGCAGCCGCTCAACGCGTCGGGTACGCGGGGCGCGCGGGGCGCGGCGCTCCCGGGGTGCGGGGAGGGAGGGCGGATGGGGCCTCGGTCCGGACCCCAGCCCTGGAAGCCGTGCCTTCTGAGACAGACTCTCCAGATCATGGGGCCCTGCCCCGGTTCCTTCCCAAATGTTCGGATTCCTTGGGATTACAGTAAGAAGAAACCGAAAGCAGAGTGGCCAGCTCTTCTGCGCCACGCCAACCCTGTTAAGTAGTGTTCAGACGCGCAGCGTCTGCCCAGAAAGCCCACATCTGGCTCTTGGTTGTCTTACAAGCCAGCAGGGGTGGCTGGGGAAGTAGCATGCAGCTCAGCCAAGAGGGGGCTAATCACTGGATGAACGAACACGTTTAGCTTCCTTATCAGACACCTGAGTGTTAAGGAGGACACCCACCTAGTGCATTTCCTTGGAAGTGGCATCGTGTGACTCTGCGACCTGTGGTTCTGCCTCAGTGCCAGCCCAGGGGTTTGGCAGAGCCCCTGAGGGACCACTTGCTAATCTGTGCCTCTGCCGTTAGCCAGCTGGGAaaagtgctgcttttctggggcgtatttaatgtgtttttctctctgttctcggGCCCGCTCCTGCAGCCCTCAAGTTGGATCTGGAGGAGAGGCTGTTTGGGCAGCATCTGGCCACAGAGGTGATCCTCAAGGCGCTGACTGGCTTCCGGAACAACAAAAATCCCAAGAAACCACTGACTCTTTCCTTGCACGGCTGGGCTGGCACGGGAAAGAATTTTGTCAGCCAGATTGTGGCTGAGAATCTTCACTCAAAAGGCCTGAAGAGTAAATTTGTCCACCTGTTTGTATCGACTCTGCACTTCCCTCACCAGCAGCAGATAAAACTGTaccaggtaaaggaatcctgtTATCCCATCCACCGGCCACTCCAACTGGTCTGGGCCATCTGCTCCCTCATTCTGCCTCTGCTGCTTTTCTTCACTGCACTAGCGTCAGACCTCGCTGGGTTAAGGCACCCTTAACCCGGTTAAGGTAACCCATTTACCCTTTGCCATGTGTACAGCTCTCCTAGAACTTTTTTCTCACTTGATTCCAACATGATACAGTGGGATAGGTGATGTTATTTCCCTTAAAAGATGGAGCCAAGAGAGGCAAGGTGACTTGCTTCTGACAATCTTTGTGACCTGGTGGCAAATCAGAAACTCGAACCCAAATCTCCTAACTCCCAGTTGGCAGGGTCGCCGCGTTCTGCCATGAATGAGCGCGTTCAGCATTCCCATCACAGCCCTTGGTTAAGCAGAGCAGTCGTAAATGATTTGCTTGGACGCGGCTTCATTTAAGGCTCCCACCTATGCTTCATCGTTGCCTCTGCATTTAGCAACATGCactagaggattttttttttctcctcaatagCTTTTATTCCCTTTGTTCCTCCCACCCTTCAAATCCTTGGCATGGCTTGCTTTCTTCAAATGAAAGCCTCAGAGAACTGAATCTTAAGACTGTTTCTTCTTTTGAGATATTCTTTCcacatttaatttatattaagTTGTCTAGTAGGTTCTTATTTAAATGACTCGTCCTTGTAAAGGATAATATTCCTGCTGTTGGATGGAGACTGAAATTAGCAATAGAAACTTAACTGAACAAGGAAGTGAAAGTGAACATTTGCCACACGGACTGTAAGACAGGGAAGATTGCCAATAAGAAACAGGGATTTCCTTGTTTTCGAGATTCTTTCATAAATCTCTAGAAATATAGTCAGGTGAGGGGCCTCTGGAGCAGTTTCACGGCGTTTCTGGAGCCTTTCACGGTTGGGGGATGAGGGCTTGTTGCCTGAGTCTCTTTGTTTCAAGAAAGCATAGGAACAAACGCTTTTCATAAAACGTCACCTCGGTCAGCTGCTTTGCTCATTGCACCAGTAAAAGGCACTGGTCTTGGGCACCGTGCGAGTCTTAACGTAGTTTCTTATTCCTCCTTATGTCTGGTAAAATTACCTTGAGATTTCAGTGCACAGTGAGATGAAAATTATGGGTTGGTTAACAGTGAAATGATATTCACATATCTCGTACCTCTGATACCTTTAAAAAGTCACATTTAGCACGTCATTTGAGtcaggaaaaaaattctttgcattttagCACCTATCTCTCCGCCTGCTTCCACTTTTTGCAGATAAAGTTTTGGAAAAGCTGTGTGAACGGAGGTTAGgaggcagtttcttttttttttttcaatttttatttatttatttttttcccccaaagccccagtagacagttgtatgtcatagttgcacatccttctagttgctgtatgtgggacgcggcctcagcttggccggagaagcggtgcgtcggtgcacgcccggtatccgaacccgggccgccagcagcagagcgtgcacacttaaccactaagccaccgggccggcccaggaggCAGTTTCTAAGAGTTCTTTGTTAAAGAACTCTTTTTTCGTCTTTCAGAGCACGAGGCACAGTGTAGCTTCTGCTGCCTTGGCACATCCTCGAGCCTCTGCatcctatttcttcttttgtggttGGTCTAGGACCAGTTACAGAAGTGGATTCGGGGTAACGTGAGTGCGTGTGCGAGCTCCCTGTTCATATTTGACGAGATGGATAAATTGCACCCCGGGATCATCGATGCAATCAAGCCGTTTCTAGACTACTACGAGCAGGTTGATGGCGTGTCTTACCGGAAAGCCATCTTCATCTTTCTCAGGTCAGCGGGAGGGGTTTTCTCAGGGGCACACAAGCCCTTCATTCTCCCAGTGCTAGAATGAAGGCCTGGCAACCATCATTTTTCTGTTTCCCCAGAGACAGAAGTGCCAGCCTGGCAAAAGTGACTTGTGACTTCTTTTCCTTTTGGGTTGTTAGTATCAGCATGGCACAGAGCATGGGCAggtgaaaatgaattaaagacataATTGCTGATAACAGGCAATTTCATTACCTGCACTTGTCTCTGAGGGTTATAAAAAGTAGCATTACGCAGCAAGTTCTAAAAAGGCAGAttttaagctccttgagggcggCCACTATTTTTTCTCTGTCTAGTAGCACTTAGTAAATATTCCATGGTTAAGAATAAACCTGAGAGCAGGTATGTTGCCTGATTAGACACAGATGTCTTAATATGTGATTCTAATCTTTGTTTCTTGGGCAAACTCAGCAACGCAGGTGGGGACCTCATCACTAAGACGGCCCTCGACTTTTGGCGTGcaggaagaaagagggaagagaTTCAGCTGAAGGACCTGGAGCCTGTACTATCTGTAGGAGTCTTCAATAATAAACATAGTGAGTCTTCCAGGCTGAGGAGCCCCTTAACCTGCCAGCAGAGTCTTCTCCGCTTTCTTTAAGCCTTTCACAAAGCCACGGAATCCGCCTGCCTCCGTGGCTTTGCTGAAGTAGGGATTTTTTCTAGGGCATTCTATTCTAGAAGCCAGTTAGCAGGGGTAGCCAGCCGATGCTCACATCAGGCTTGTGCCATGCTTGACAAAAAGAACCTCGAGAGGTAAAGACATGAAGAATTACTGTGGGTTGGGATCAAAACGGGCCCTGTAGGAGCAGCGAGCTTGGCAGGTGACAGTGACAGGCGGGAAACTCAGCTGTGTCTTATTCCACAGGTGGCCTGTGGCACAGCGGTCTGATAGACAGAAACCTCATCGATTACTTTATCCCCTTCCTGCCCCTGGAGTACGGACACGTGAAGATGTGTGTGAGGGCAGAGATGAGAGCCCGCGGTTCTGCCATAGATGAAGACATTGTCACCAGGGTGGCAGAGGAAATGACGTTTTTCCCCAAAGACGAGAAAATCTACTCAGACAAGGGCTGCAAGACCGTGCAGTCACGGCTGGATTTTTACTGAGCTCTTACCCAGGCAGGGTAAGAGGCAGCTGGGAGCTTAGCACGCCAGCAGCCTTGCTTTTCGGAAGCACTTTGAAGACCTCTTCAGGTCTTGCACATTTGCACCTGTGGACTTTTGGGATCTAGAAGTTTCTGAGTTGATGTTTGAAAAGATGCTAATCTGTTGAGTACACCTGTATTTTGCAACATGGCAGCGATCCGACTGTTAACTGCAGTGGAAGATGAACTTGAAAATCCCCCCACACTTACTGACCTTGACAGAAGTGCCTTGAAAACAGCCGTGGCGGGGAGCCCCACGACTGTTCCTGACCCCCGGGGACCCACACCTCAAGCTGCTGGTACAGCTGCAGGAGTTCCAGGGCCCTGCTGCAGGCCGGGGAGCATTCGGTTTTTACCTGCTGAAAACCTTCTGCTCTCTTTTTCCTTACACATAGAGTGTTCCCTG encodes the following:
- the TOR1B gene encoding torsin-1B codes for the protein MRRAGRLGGVAALRLLLAAHAVAAFDPISASLVIGAASALTGYLSYKEVYCRFAECCREEQPLNASALKLDLEERLFGQHLATEVILKALTGFRNNKNPKKPLTLSLHGWAGTGKNFVSQIVAENLHSKGLKSKFVHLFVSTLHFPHQQQIKLYQDQLQKWIRGNVSACASSLFIFDEMDKLHPGIIDAIKPFLDYYEQVDGVSYRKAIFIFLSNAGGDLITKTALDFWRAGRKREEIQLKDLEPVLSVGVFNNKHSGLWHSGLIDRNLIDYFIPFLPLEYGHVKMCVRAEMRARGSAIDEDIVTRVAEEMTFFPKDEKIYSDKGCKTVQSRLDFY